The DNA segment GCGTCGGAGGGCGATCCGGACGCGTGCCGGTGGATCGCCCTGCGCAGCGAGCCCCGGCTCCTGCATGTCGTGGCCACCGTGGCCCGCGAGGACGGCTCCCTCCACCACTCCTACAGCGATGCCTTTCGCCTGCAGACAGAGTGCCACCGCATCGCCACCGAACTCGGCCACCTGCCCCAACCCGCCACCCCCACATCCCGCGCCCAGGAGAACCTCGTGGCCCCGCGCATCACCATCCATACGGAGGCCAGCGGCAGCGTCTCGGCGAAGGGCGCCAGCGACGACCTGTCCGCCACGCTGCTCAAGCACGCCGGCTTCCAGCAGATCGGCGACTGGTACGGCCGCCGGCACCGTCTACCCACTACCACCCCCGCTGCTGACCGTGCCGCCATCGCCACCCATGCCGCCGAGATGCTCCGTGCGGCGCGCTACACCGTCGACCTCGAGCCCGTACTCGACACAGGCCGTCTCGCTGCGGCCGCGAACCCGCTCGGTCCTTACGCCGCGGGCGCGGAGGTCCTGCAGCTGACCGAGCGGATCAGGGGAGCCGAGAGCGGTGCCGACCTTGCGCAGGCGGTCGATCACCTGCTCCATCCCGAGCACGGCGTTCTGGAGCGCGTCCGCGAAGCGCTGGAAGCCGCGAGCGAGCAGATCAGCGACCTCGATGACGAGGCGTATGCGCTCGCCGACCGGTTCGGTTTCGCCGCCGACTTCGTCAGCTCCGCCCAGTCGGAACTCGTCGGATCAGAAGCTGAGTTGCCTCGTGTCGGCGCATCGCAGCGGTCCCATGTGGAGGAGCGGGCGTTTTCCCCGCTCCCCGGTTCCCGTGGTGCCGCGCTCGCGACTTCACCGGCTGCAGCGAAGGCGAGGGCATCCTCCGCACTCGGCACCGGGATGCCGGAGGTCCGCGCGGCTGTGTCGCTGTCGCAGGGCTCCCTTCCCCGTTCGCGGTGATCCCGTATAGCGGCCGGCCATCGCCCTGCAAATCCAGCACAAGGACCAAGGAGATCCGTGCCCGAGTTCTACCCGAGCATCGGCGACGCTGTCGGCGCCGCGATGCAGCACAACATCCGGCTCGCTCAAGGAGGCGTGGAATCTGGCCCTGATACGCCGCTGCAAGTCCGCTACCTGCCCCACCCGTCCGCCGACCCGTACTCCGTCCCCGGGTTGATCGCCCGCCTCACCGAGACAGCAACACCTCGCGAGGTTGCCGTCATCATCGAGGAGGTCACCAGCGCACTCGTCGGGGCGTTGCCGCAGTTGACCGAACTCGTAGCCGCTGCGGCCGACTGGACCCGGGTCCGTCTGGCATTCGACGACCCGCATCACAACCCCACCTTCGAGACCTGGACACGGCTGGCCGCAGCCCACGGCATGCTCCAGGACGTCCAGGAGCAGCTGGAGATCGCCGAGGACGGGATCGACGCATGCCCTGCCGAACTCACCGACCCCAGGCATCACAAGATGGTCAACGTCCTGCGGACCAGGGAACTACTCAGCGACGTCCTGGGAGCCGGCGCGGTCGCCGAAGCACCCGCCGACAGTGATCCGCAGACGAGCCGGCAGCGCGCTGCCGTCGCCTCCTCGCCGCAGGCCGCCGCCCAACGCACGACGCCGCCGGCCGGTGCCGCCGAGGTGATGACGAGCACCCCGCCAACCCACCCCTCTCGCACCCGATAACCGTGCCCCCCATTTACCGCCGAACAGGAGCTGTCCCCATGACGAGCAGAAGAGCGCCGCGTGCCCCGCCCTCATTACTCGCCTGCACTCCCTCCCTGGATCACTCTTGCCTTCACCGCGTACCAGCGCGCCCTCGACCACCACCGGGTCCGACGCGCTCCTCTATCTCCTCTTCGGCTTCGTCGGGATAGCCCTCGTCTTCGGCTCCCTGGCGTGGCTGACGGGCAATATCGCCAACCTCTGCTTCGGCAGCGGGCCGTGGGTCTCCTTCACCGCCTCCGACGCACTGCTGCATCCCGACGTGCTGTGGCCTCACCTGAGCCACAACGCCCTGCTGGTCGGCACCCGGATCATCCCCGGCCTGCTCTGCGTCATCCTCGCCGCCGCCAGCCTGACCCTGTGGGCGCGGCTGCGCGGCGGCGCGAAGAGCGGCCTGGCCGGCAAGGTGGACCTCGCCCCGTTGCTGGACAAGGAGATCACCGCCAAGGCGAAGAGCCTGCGGCCGAGCCTGTCCGCCCTCAAGGCGGGCAAGGTCGCACCCGCCGACCGGGGGATCCTGGTCGGCACGCTATCCCCGGGCCGCGCGGAGATCCGCGCCTCGTGGGAGGACGTGATCGTCGCGATCATGGCCCCTCGCTCGGGCAAGACCACTTCGCTCGCCATCCCTTCGATCCTCGCGGCTCCCGGCCCGGTCCTGCTCACCAGCAACAAGGCCGCGAACGATGCGTTCACCGCCACGGTGGACGCGCGCGCCGAGGTCGGCTCGATCTGGACCCTGGACCCGCAGCAGATCGCCCACCACCCGCGGGAGATGTGGTGGGACATCCTGGCCGATGCCCGCGATCTCGCCGGCGCGAAACGGCTGGCCGGGCATTTCGTCGCGGCCAGCGTGGACGAATCGAGCGGTTCCGACTTCTGGTCCACCGCCGCGAGCAACACGTTGGGCGCGCTGTTCCTCGCCGCCGCGAGCCACCAGCGCCCGATCACCGACGTCCTGGCGTGGCTCGCCTCTCCGGCCGACCGCACTCCGGTCGACCTGCTCACCGACGCCGGCCATGACGCGGTCGCCGCCCAGCTCCAGGGCACCGTCAGCGGTGCGACGGAAACCCGGGACGGCATCTACGAAACGGCGCGTCAGTACGCGAGCTGCCTCCTCGACCCGGATGTCGCCGCTTGGGTCACGCCGAGCGAGGACCTGCCGGAGTTCAAGCCGGCCGCGTTCGCTACCTCCCGCGACACCCTGTACTTGCTCAGCAAGGACGGCGGCGGCAGCGCGTCCGCGATCATCGCGGCTGCGGCGGACGCCGTGATGCGCGCGGCCGTGGTCGTCGCCGAACGCTCTGGCGGACGTCTCGACCCGCCCGCGCTGTGTGTCCTGGACGAGGCCGCCAACGTGTGCAGGATCTCGGACCTGCCCGACCTCTACAGTCACTTGGGCAGTCGGGGTGTCATCCCGATGACGATCCTGCAGTCCTACCGGCAGGGCCAGAGGTGCTGGGGTGAGGCCGGCATGGACGCTCTCTGGTCGGCTGCGACGATCAAGCTCGTCGGCTCCGGTATCGATGACGCGGACTTCGCCGACCGGCTCAGCAGGCAGGTCGGCGACCACGACGTGCAGACCACGTCGGTGTCGACCAGCGACGGCGGCAAGTCCACCTCGGTCAGCATGCGCACCGAGCGGATCCTGCCCCCGGACGCGATCCGCGCGCTCCCCAAGGGCAAGGTGCTCCTGCTGGCCACGGGCATCCGCGTGGCCCTGATCAATCTCCGGCCCTGGTACAAGGAGCCGAGCGCCAAGGTCGTCGGTCCGGCCTCGGCCCGTGCGACGAAGGCCATCACCGAGCGGGCGATCGCCAAGACGGCCGGTCGCGACGACTTCGGGCTGTCGGCATGAGCGCGCCCACACCCACCGGGCGTCTCGGCCACGCCCCGGTGGTCCTGAGCGGCGGTGAGTGGTGGCTGGTCAGCGAGGCCGGCTCGGTTCTCGTCACCGATTCCGCGTTCTCCGATGACCTCCGCGGGTTCGCCGCGGCGATGGCCGCCGCCGATCAGGCGGTCGCTGGTCTCCGTGCACCGCAGGGCTCGTCTGCTGGGGGGCGGCGATGAATCCGCTGCTCAGTGCGGAGCAGGCGGTGCTCGGCGCCGTCCTGCTCGAACCGGGCCAGCTGGCGCACCTGGAGTGGCTCGCGCCGGATCACTTCCACCGTCCCGTCCACCGGGCACTGTTCACCGCGCTGCGCAAGCTCCGGGCCGATGCACATCCGGCGCTGACGGTCGAGGAAGTGGTGCCGCTGTCGTGGGTGACCGACGCGGTGGACGAAGCAGGACGGCACGTTCGGGGCCTGACCGCGGCGTACGCTCACACCTTGATCCAGTCCTGCCCGCGTGCGGCACACGCTCCGGTGTACGGCCGCATGGTGCTGGAGGGTGCGATCCACCGCAGCATCACCCGGCACGCGGTCCGCCTGCATCAAGCTGCGCGGGCGGACGCTCTGCAGGGCGAAGTCGAGCAAGCGCTGCACTACGCGGACGTTCTGGCCGGGGTCCTCAGCGATCTCGCACGGCGTTGGGGAACCGAACCGCGCCCCGTCGCGCCGCCGGCCACCGCCCCCGCCGCGCCGGTGTCCTTTCGGGCGGACCAGGTGGCCGAGGACGAACGGTTCCTGCTGGCCGTCCTCGCTGAGCAGCCGCGGGCCATGGACCAGGTGGTGGACTGGCTGCGGCCGGGCGACTTCGCCGACCCGGCCCACGGACAGCTCTACCGCTGCCTCGGCGCGCTGCACCACCGGGGCGAACCCATCGACCGGCTCACCCTGCTCTGGGAAGCCCAGCGGCGCGGACTACTGGCCGACAGCACGCTGTCCGGCGACCAGCTCACCGCCATCTGCGAGGGCATGGGCCCAGGTGACGCCGCATGGTTCGGCGAACAGGTCCTACGTGCCTCGGTCACCCGCACCGCAGCCTCCTCCGCGCGCGCCATCCGGGCCCTGGCCGAGAACGAGGCCCTGGCCCCGGGGCGGCTGATCAACCACGCCCTGCACGCGCTCGGCCCGCTCGACGAAGTACGTATCCGCTGGCAGACCGCGAACGGCCACCCAGCTCCGAGCGCTAGGGCCCCCGCACCCTCGTCGAACGCGCCGCCCCCCGCGCGGGTGCACGCCGCGCTCACCCGCAGCACACCACGTTCAGCCTCGCCGCCCTCAGCCAGGCCCGGCTCCGCACTCAACCCTGCCGCCGCCCGCTCGCCCTCTCGCGGCCACGGCTGAAGCCCCTCTGTTCGTCGCTCGCCTCCATCGGAAAGACACCGTGCACGACACCCCCACCTCCGACGCCGTGGCCCTACGTGCCATGGCCTCGGCCTTCGAGGCCCAGCGTGGCCAGCTCCCGGTTCCCGAAGATCCCCACCGCGCGCCCGACCTCGTTGCTGTCGCCATGCAGATCGGCGAACTCGGCAAGCTGATCACCGAGCTGGGTGACGAGGTCCTCTTCCGCGCCGCCGACCAGGACCAGAGCGTCCGCACTGACCGGGTCAGCAGCAGCTTTGCCGCTGCTGTGCGACCTGCAGGCGAGGCGGCATCCGCTCTCGGAGATGTGGCAGCCCAGCTCTCCTTCCTCGACGCGACCAAGCACCTCCGCGACCAGCCCGATGCCCGGGATGCTCGACAAGCCGCGGCACGGGTGATCGACGAGGCGCTCGACACGGCGACGACGGTGCTCCGCGAGGCGGCCGACTCCCTTCACGCCGCGTCGGCCACGGTGTCGCCTCCGGCCATACGGGCACAGACGGCTCGCCGCCGATCAACGGCCCCCGTCCCCGCTGCCGGGTCACTGCCCCAACCCGGCACTCCGGCGGCACCAGCGCAGCCCGGCCGCATCGCGCGGGGCCAGTGACATGCAGACGAATACGTCACGCTCGCCGTTGATCGGCTCGCTCTGTTCGGGATACGGCGGGCTGGACCTCGGCGTGCAGGGCGCCCTCGGCGGCACGCTGGCCTGGCACGCAGAGATCAACCCCGATGCCTCGCGCATCCTGGCCCGGCACTGGCCCGGGGTGCCCAACCTGGGCGACATCACGACTATCGACTGGTCCTCCGTTCCGCGGGTGTGCGTCCTGACGGCGGGCTTCCCCTGTCAAAGACGTCTCGGTTGCCGGCCGTCGTGCCGGACTGAACGCCCACACCCGCTCCGGGCTGTGGCTGCACGTCGCCCGTGCGGTCGAAGCCCTCCGCCCCTGCCTGGTGGTGATCGAAAATGTCCGAGGACTCCTCACCGCACCCGCCGGCTCCCCTGGCGACGTGGAGTTCTGCCCGTGGTGTCTGGGAGACAATCCAACCGAGCCTCCTCTGCGAGCACTTGGTGCCGTACTCGGCTCCCTGGCCGACCTCGGGTACGACACGCGGTGGCGCGTGCTTCGCGCCTCTGACGTCGGAGCCCCGCATCGTCGCGAGCGCACCTTCCTCACTGCCTGGCCCGCCGACCACTCTGCTCAAGACCCCGACCAGCAATCTCGGGAAGAACGGCGGTTCCCAGCACCCCTCGAAGCGGAAGTCGGGGGGACACGGTCCGAACTTGGCCGACGAGGTGGAGTGGCTGCTGCCGACTCCCACGGCGTCGGACGGCACCAAGGGCTCGCCCAACCAGCGGCACGGCAACGGCGACTTGACCCTGGCGAGTGCGGCAGCGTCACTGCTGCCCACCCAGAGGGGCAGTGGCAGCGACGCTCCTGCTCGTCGGTCGGGCAGGGGTTGGCGTCCCCCCTCGTCGGCGGCGGTCCTGCCGCTCTGGACGCACTCGTCCCCGGAATCCGGCACGCAGGCGAGCGATGGGGCGCATACGCGGGCGCCATCAACCGATGGGAGACGCTGACCCGTCCCGCACCGGCGCCCACCGACGCGGCCGGACGACTTCGTGCCGACTTCGTGGAGTGGATGCAGGGCCTTGAGGCCGGCTGGGTCACCGCCACCCCAGGGCTCGGACGTCCGGCTCAGCTCACCGCCCTCGGCAACGGTGTAGTCCCCCAACAGGCCGCTCGTGCATTGCAGTTGCTGGCACCGCCCTTCCCGCGCTGCCATCGCTGCGTGGGCGGGTAGCGCTCCATTAGCCGGATTTTCCGGCCGGGCCAAACCGCGGTTTCTCCGGATCCTCTCGGGCATGTCGCCGTCTCACAGATGGAGCACGCCCCGATGTCCGACACCAACCCGACCACCACCGGCCCCGAGCCATTCCGCGTCTGCGACGGGGACCTCGATGACCTCGCCAGCAACCTCGCCAAGACCATGGCCGAGGTCAGGCAGCACGGCGTCATCCTCGACCGCCTCGGCTCCGAACCCGATCCCACCCCTGCTGCCGGCCAGCAGACGGACGGAGTTACGGAAGCCGAGGTGGCCGACCCCGAGCAGGCCGACGGCCCCGCCTCGGTGTTCATCCTCGCCCTGGGCGGCGAGGCATACGCCGTCGAACTCGCCGCCCTCAGCGACTGGGTGAACTACCTCTTCCTCCCGGTCTACGGCCGGGAGATCAGCACCACCCGTCCGTGGTGCGCGCAGTGGCACGAGCACCCCGAGGCCGTGGCCCGGCTGCACGCGCTCTGGCTCGCGTGGCAGCAGTTCACCGATGTTGAGGCCGGCCTGTCCGGGCCTTCGACCTGGCACCGTGACCACCTGGACCAGACGCTGGTGCACCTGCGTGCCCCCGACGGGCCCTTCGCGGCCTGCACGACGAGCGCGACCCGGCCCAACCACCGCGTGCTGGCCACCCCGGCGCCCGAGCAGTCGGGGGTGGCGGCGTGAACGACGACCTCGACTTCGACCTCGGTGAACTCGCGCCCGCCGATTCCGCCACCGAAGAGACGGTGGAGATGGTGTCGATCGGTGACCTGTCAGTGCTGTCCCAGCATCACACCGCTCCCTACGGCTCCCACAGCTTCGTCCTCGCCCACGACCGGTCGGTCACGTGGGGGATACCTGGCGCACCACAGCTTGTTGCGATCGCGGTCGCGCGGGATCTCAGCGTTTCCACATTCACTATGGAGACGAGCTACCACGCCACGCTTCCCTTCGCCCAGAACTGGCTGGTCGAACGCGGCTGTCCGCCCGAGCGAATCGCCCTGGTCGGCGACGAATTCGCGAAGCCCGCCGACGACCTCACTGTCCAGGTCGAACAGCAGATCCGGAAGTCGGGCACTCGCTACGAGGTCCTCGACACTTACACCTCGGACGTTGATCTGTGCGAGACGTGGACGCTGACCCGTGACTCCAGTGCCGTCCAGACTCCGGTTCGCGTCTTCCACGAAGAGTGGGACCACGAGGCCGGCACGTACACGATGCGCGAGGGCGCCTTCGCCAACGTCGGTGCCGCCCAGACCTGGCTGGACGACCGCAACGGTCCGCTGCCGGAACCGCCGGAGTACAGCGATGACAACGGTGCTGTCGTCCGGGCTCGTATCGCCCGTATCGCCCTCGCCCGCTCGGCCGATGTCGCCGCGATGCAGAAAGCCATCCGCGACGCCCCGTGCACGCCACCGCCGGGGCCGGTTCAGCGTCCGGTGCAGGGGAGGCTGCTGTGAGCCGCGCTCGCTTCGCCTTCGCCGCGCACCCCGACGCCATCGCCGACCTACGGGAACTCCCCGATGAAGTCCGCGACTTGGCGCTGTTGGAGCTGCAGAACCTGGTCCACGGAAGTGACGACTGCCTGCCGTTGAAGGGTCGCCTCGCCGGCTTCCACAAGGTCTACGTCGACCCGTCCGTTTCCTACCGGATGGTCATCCAGTTCCGTCCGGCCCCGCCCACCTCGAACCACCAGCGGGAGATCTACCTCGTCGCCGTCGGCAGCCGTAAGGACTACGCGGTCTACCGCTCGGCCCACCTCCGCACCGCCCCAAGCCTGGAGACCGAGACAGCCTCCATCGAGGCACGGGTGCAGGCCGCTCGCTCCCGCTCCCCCCGCACGGTCGACCAGCCGACAGCCCTCCCGCCAAACCCTCCGGCAACAGTCCAACTCACCTCCCCCGCCGCTCGAAAGGCTCCCCAGCGATGACCGCCGACCGCACCCGTACCGAACTCGCCAGCCTGCTCACCGAGGCAGCGCACAGCGTCTCCGGGATCCTCACCGCCGAATACCCCACCGCCGCCAACCGCTCCTACCTGCGCCCCGTACTGGGCGCGCTGTCCGCCGGACCCCAGGTGATCTGCGAATTGAACGACCGGTTCGAATCAGTCATCGCAGCCGAGCCACTCCCCGGCACGCCGGCGGGTCTGTTCACCCTGGCCTCCTACGCCTCGGCGTTGGGATGGCTCACTGAGTCCCTCGCCGAGCTGACCGCCTCGGTCGATCAGATCTGCACACGAGTGGACATCCCCACCGCCCCGGCCAGTGCAGAGCAGGACAGCGAACTCGACGCCGGTTTCAGCGCCGAGGAGTTGGCGGAGATTCGCACCGCCGCGGAGGACTCAGGCCTCGCGCCGCGCGACTACGTCGCGGTGCTCGCCGAGTCCCTGCTCGCAGCCACCCGGATCACCGAAGCCTGCATGGAGATCTCCAGCGGCCTCATCGAAGACGCCGCCTACGTCCTCGGCAACGCGACCGACACCGTCCGCACCGGTGACGGCCCCGACAGCCTGCCCACCCTGGTCCGTTCGCTGCTTGCCCGGATGGAGACGGCCGGATGAACCCTCACGATCCGACCGAGCGGCCAGGCGCCCACCTCGTTGCCGAGGCGCCCGGTGACCGCATACCAGCACCCTCTCTCCCCTCTCACGGAGTTCGTCCCCATGTCCACCACCGCGCAGCTCTCCACCGCCTCGATCGGCAGGGTCGATGCCCAGCGTGTCCAGGACGCGCTCTCCCTGATGTCCCCGAAGTGGACCACCTGGGTGGCGCAGACTCTGGCCCAGCAACGCCGCCCCATGCGGGTGCGTGAGGTAGCCGCCCAGCTCCCGTTCCTCACGGAGCAGTTCGTCGGCAAGCGGCTGGCCACGATGCGTGCTGACGGGCTGGTCATCCGGGCCGAGAACAGTCTTGGGGCTCCCTACCAACTCAGCGCATTCGGCGCGTCGATGTCGCCGGTGCACCGTGCCCTGTCGGATTGGTCCCGCGCCCACCTGTCGGTGGGCACGGTGGCCGGAGCCGAGCGCGTCGAAGACGCCGTGCGGCGTCTGCACCTGCGGCACACGACCGCAATGATCCAGATTCTCGACTCGGGTGGGCCCACGCGGTTTGTCTCCATCGCCGAGGAGGCCGGCCTCGACTACGGGCACACCAGGCAGCGGCTCATGCGGCTTCAGGCCGACGGCCTGGTCACTCGTACCGGGCCGCGCCACGGCGACCCCTACGTCCTGACCGATGCCGGGCGGGCGCTGGGTCCGGTCTACGCAGCCGTCGAGCGCTGGAGCAACCCCAGCATCGCGCAGAAGCTCTCACCACCCCGGCCCTCCGTTGCGGCGGCTTCCATTACTCGCAGCGGCGTTCCGCTGAAGTCGGACGGCATCCGGACCGCGGCCGCGCTGCGTCGGAGCACCGCCGCGCCGAGCGCTCTCTTCAGCCACGCACCGCAGCCGCAACCGCGGGTGCCGACCGCCGTCACCGCCCAGTCAGCCCCCACCCGGGGCCGGTGATCCGCGTGGCGCTGAGAACCAGCCCCGTCTCCCCGTTGCCCCAGCGCCCGCGTGCAGTCCGGCATTCCGATTCCGCCTCGCACGCGGGCGCATTCACCCTGCTACTTCACCGGAGTCTCGACCATGAACGCCCAGCAGCCCTACGAAGAGGTGCTGGTCAGTCCTCTTTATCTGGCTGGCTCCGACGGGACCGGAACCGCTGGCTTCGCCCCCGTCGCCCACTGGCCGCACCACTACCTGGACGAGGGCCCCTGCCAGCTCCTCGTCACCTCCCCCGACCAGCGAATCCGCATCGGCTGGTTCGGCGACGACTTCGAGCTGTGGAAGATCTCCGCAGCCGAGGAGGCCGTCTCCTCCCCTCGCTGGACGGCGACCTTCAATCACGTCACCCCGGCCGAGATCGTCGCCGGGCTCACCACTTCTCTGGCCCGCGACTACGCCGAAGCCGACGCCTACGACGGCAACGGGCGCTTCCTGGCTCGCCCGTCGTTGTACTGGGC comes from the Streptomyces sp. NBC_00820 genome and includes:
- a CDS encoding type IV secretory system conjugative DNA transfer family protein, which codes for MPSPRTSAPSTTTGSDALLYLLFGFVGIALVFGSLAWLTGNIANLCFGSGPWVSFTASDALLHPDVLWPHLSHNALLVGTRIIPGLLCVILAAASLTLWARLRGGAKSGLAGKVDLAPLLDKEITAKAKSLRPSLSALKAGKVAPADRGILVGTLSPGRAEIRASWEDVIVAIMAPRSGKTTSLAIPSILAAPGPVLLTSNKAANDAFTATVDARAEVGSIWTLDPQQIAHHPREMWWDILADARDLAGAKRLAGHFVAASVDESSGSDFWSTAASNTLGALFLAAASHQRPITDVLAWLASPADRTPVDLLTDAGHDAVAAQLQGTVSGATETRDGIYETARQYASCLLDPDVAAWVTPSEDLPEFKPAAFATSRDTLYLLSKDGGGSASAIIAAAADAVMRAAVVVAERSGGRLDPPALCVLDEAANVCRISDLPDLYSHLGSRGVIPMTILQSYRQGQRCWGEAGMDALWSAATIKLVGSGIDDADFADRLSRQVGDHDVQTTSVSTSDGGKSTSVSMRTERILPPDAIRALPKGKVLLLATGIRVALINLRPWYKEPSAKVVGPASARATKAITERAIAKTAGRDDFGLSA
- a CDS encoding DnaB-like helicase N-terminal domain-containing protein — translated: MNPLLSAEQAVLGAVLLEPGQLAHLEWLAPDHFHRPVHRALFTALRKLRADAHPALTVEEVVPLSWVTDAVDEAGRHVRGLTAAYAHTLIQSCPRAAHAPVYGRMVLEGAIHRSITRHAVRLHQAARADALQGEVEQALHYADVLAGVLSDLARRWGTEPRPVAPPATAPAAPVSFRADQVAEDERFLLAVLAEQPRAMDQVVDWLRPGDFADPAHGQLYRCLGALHHRGEPIDRLTLLWEAQRRGLLADSTLSGDQLTAICEGMGPGDAAWFGEQVLRASVTRTAASSARAIRALAENEALAPGRLINHALHALGPLDEVRIRWQTANGHPAPSARAPAPSSNAPPPARVHAALTRSTPRSASPPSARPGSALNPAAARSPSRGHG
- a CDS encoding DNA cytosine methyltransferase, translating into MNAHTRSGLWLHVARAVEALRPCLVVIENVRGLLTAPAGSPGDVEFCPWCLGDNPTEPPLRALGAVLGSLADLGYDTRWRVLRASDVGAPHRRERTFLTAWPADHSAQDPDQQSREERRFPAPLEAEVGGTRSELGRRGGVAAADSHGVGRHQGLAQPAARQRRLDPGECGSVTAAHPEGQWQRRSCSSVGQGLASPLVGGGPAALDALVPGIRHAGERWGAYAGAINRWETLTRPAPAPTDAAGRLRADFVEWMQGLEAGWVTATPGLGRPAQLTALGNGVVPQQAARALQLLAPPFPRCHRCVGG
- a CDS encoding DUF4913 domain-containing protein, which translates into the protein MSDTNPTTTGPEPFRVCDGDLDDLASNLAKTMAEVRQHGVILDRLGSEPDPTPAAGQQTDGVTEAEVADPEQADGPASVFILALGGEAYAVELAALSDWVNYLFLPVYGREISTTRPWCAQWHEHPEAVARLHALWLAWQQFTDVEAGLSGPSTWHRDHLDQTLVHLRAPDGPFAACTTSATRPNHRVLATPAPEQSGVAA
- a CDS encoding glycosyl hydrolase, producing MNDDLDFDLGELAPADSATEETVEMVSIGDLSVLSQHHTAPYGSHSFVLAHDRSVTWGIPGAPQLVAIAVARDLSVSTFTMETSYHATLPFAQNWLVERGCPPERIALVGDEFAKPADDLTVQVEQQIRKSGTRYEVLDTYTSDVDLCETWTLTRDSSAVQTPVRVFHEEWDHEAGTYTMREGAFANVGAAQTWLDDRNGPLPEPPEYSDDNGAVVRARIARIALARSADVAAMQKAIRDAPCTPPPGPVQRPVQGRLL
- a CDS encoding winged helix-turn-helix transcriptional regulator yields the protein MSTTAQLSTASIGRVDAQRVQDALSLMSPKWTTWVAQTLAQQRRPMRVREVAAQLPFLTEQFVGKRLATMRADGLVIRAENSLGAPYQLSAFGASMSPVHRALSDWSRAHLSVGTVAGAERVEDAVRRLHLRHTTAMIQILDSGGPTRFVSIAEEAGLDYGHTRQRLMRLQADGLVTRTGPRHGDPYVLTDAGRALGPVYAAVERWSNPSIAQKLSPPRPSVAAASITRSGVPLKSDGIRTAAALRRSTAAPSALFSHAPQPQPRVPTAVTAQSAPTRGR